One genomic region from Pyrobaculum islandicum DSM 4184 encodes:
- a CDS encoding Rab family GTPase codes for MYRKKESNPVVFMGVGEVGKTTYIYRILGIAKTPRVTRRPGVYQIVVGNKELYLVDTPGQYAVEVAQKYYKAMRVFGIST; via the coding sequence ATGTATCGAAAGAAGGAGAGTAACCCAGTTGTTTTTATGGGCGTCGGCGAAGTTGGAAAAACCACATATATCTATAGGATACTCGGGATTGCAAAAACGCCGAGAGTTACCCGGAGGCCCGGCGTCTATCAGATAGTAGTTGGAAACAAGGAGTTGTATCTCGTAGATACGCCAGGTCAATACGCCGTAGAAGTAGCACAAAAATATTACAAGGCTATGAGGGTCTTTGGTATTTCGACCTAA